Genomic window (Zingiber officinale cultivar Zhangliang chromosome 2B, Zo_v1.1, whole genome shotgun sequence):
ttcatgctaaaactacctcaCTTAAGGTTAGGAAAGTAGATAACTACTTGGACaaaaacactaaggataataaatacaagcccaaaaatagaaatactcAAAGATTTAATAacaaaccaaaatctagggatttatggaaagaaaatcaagtcttgagattaaggcttgataaaatgaaaaagaccctaaAGAAAATGGAAAACATTCTTAAGGGTCATAATGAGCATAATCTAGGAGCATAATCTAGGGTTAGAGAGAATTAGACAAGAACCATCCAATTGTaggaggggtttgggatacaaacctcaaGCCAAGAAAgatgttccttcttatcatagggtttcaCATAGCtttggaaccaaccctaggtctaatagtcaagtcaaaaacaCAAAGGAAGCTATCCccagaagtatttttgcaaagacaaaagtgactaagacttctaagaaggcaaacaaagtcactaagaaggtcacaaggaaaactatccctagagttgatataGAGAAACTgattaaggcttctaagaagcttaacaaggtcactaggaaggtatctagggaagtcatccctagtgaatacctaaaacatccaaggagcacaaataggttttgggttcctaggagtattttctctacccctagatggttagagagtgtcaactctatttggaagagtggttaacccaactttaataaagttgacacttggagacattttcaaagtttttgttaacctttgaaaatgtaaagaattaattgtttactctttggaagagtaaaatgtgtcaaaatttgaggaattggacttaatttaaaCTGACACATttgagaaaaggataagaaatgtcaagttgagattttggtattttcttagagaGTTAAGGGTAAgttaggccttaatttaaaatgattactctttgaaagagtaaagtgtgtcaaactttgaggaattatgcttaatttaaattgacacaaattaagaaaagaaaaaaatatcaaaattaagagtgtgacattttcttgagaaaagtGAGCAATctatgatttaaatttaaattagctaagattaatgatacttagatagataatctaggtaatATAATACTATTGCGAAAAATCGTAATAGATTTTTTTCCCATCCACGACATTCCTCGTGTTGGTCTTTACTCATATATGAATAATCTGCCAACAAATCTCTTTAGTCACGCTCACGACTCTAGCATCGTGAGGCTCATGTTTGTTGCCTCCACTGGTTGGTACAATTGATAATTACATAGATGATTGCTCTAATAGATCTTAAGATTAATTTCTAATGGATATAAAATGTCTTGTTAGATATCTAACCTCCTCATATAAAAGATCAATGTGTTATAATAAAATATCTTCtataatttatttatctatatttaattaaaaactaatgATACTGAACcgtttaaataaatattatcacTTTTTACTTCGTTAAGGTACATATTTGTTATTTTTGAGGGTGTTTTGGGACTTTGACATGTCTTTTCTGTCTTTCTTTCAATGTATCATGGTGGTAAAAGGTAAATACGCTCGTCTCTagcgcccccgccaatccgtctcagggccaacacgaaggaggtaaatcacggacggctactagcctttgaaatagtgactaacacataaggaaaGTATTTACCTCGATTTTACCGAGATTCAAACCCCGGATATTATGATGATAACACCTCATACGTTAACCACTAAATTCATCTGAAGAGACTTCTTTCAATGTATCATGACCTTATCTTACATGAACTCGACTATGATAGTGAAAGGTAAAATCTACAAAGAagaattttttttccctccaCTTTATTAAGATTTTAACGCTTATCATATGATAATAATTCTACTTTATACTAGCTAACTTAATCTTGCCCCGAAGGCTGAACTCTGACAGGCTAGCACTATATCTTGTTGCAGAATTCCTTTGAGTATATAAGCAAATTAATGTAGCGTACAATTTGTTTTCTTCGTTTCATGGAGTCAACAGGATCGAAAGCCATGCGCATGCATGTAGATTAAACAAATCCAAGTGGTTGCCGCAAATCGATCTCCGTGTATCTCATTAGGTTATATCATGGAGAGGAGACATGTAGTCTCTGTGGGCATGGAGACCCATACCAATATTTTCAATTCTCTAAATGCTTCATGCCAGCCTTTTCTCCCTTGTTATATCACCTTCAATTCATTGTTCTCAACCTGCATGAAGTCCTCCTCCCCCTCCTTAATTCATCTCatgcttttcttttctatttctagGGTTCCATCCATATTGCATTCTCTCCCAATCTTCATCTTTTCTCTGAAACATGCATGGATTCATGATCACTACATAGATTCTTTGCATACATTCTATTAGGTTAAAAAGTGTACATACATATGTTGCCTTTGCATTCTATAACATTGATTTTTAGCATAACCATGACTAGTTGCACGGTAACCTCTAACCATTGGTCAATCATAAGCAACCAACCAGAACTAAATATACCGAATTAGAGTTTACCATATATAAACATAAGATTTACTCATCAAACTACCTTTCATTCTATTTTTTTCCCCCAACTTTTGTTGGAGGTTGGTGCCCTTTTATGGTGCAAAGTAAGCATTCATGCTGGTTATTATTAAtgttttttctcttttcaaaattattttcaacttttttataataaatttatgcATGCAGGATGTTGTAGGTCTTATATATTTTGAGGTAGACGAGAATGTTTATCTATGGGTTGGCTTATATTTTTCCACAGTTTTCTTGAACTTGAGATGGTAGTAATTGTAAGAGATTAAACTAAATTCAAGAATGTTATGGGAAAAGATGGCCAAATCCAGTGGAAAATTTGGTTGAGCCTTATTACAAGTTGTTCAGGTATGTTTTTGCCCATCTAAATTAACTTGATCCTTCAATCTTCTTCCTTATTTTTTTGTTTGACCATTTTTAGGTCAAAATGGGTAGAGCTCTATTATGTattttcttttaagaaaaaatagattaattacaatttgtttatttattcctttatttaaataTTGAACCCATGTTTGGTTCATTTATTTCATTTATCCTACAAAATGTTATCAAAATGGAGATGCATGCATTGTTGAAAGGCAGTGCAGATTTATTTTCATGACAAAATATtctaaacaaaacaaaaatgGATTGATTGAGCCATGGATGAGTACCATAGGGCAAGGGAGAAGTTCCGGGCGAAGGGTAATACAACCCAGAATTTTTAAAATCCAGGACCAAGCTTATGAAAACTAGCACACCGAATCTTTGCTTGGGATATGTTCatgtaaggaactcgattcattctcagtcagcacaacaataaatctgcatacaataaaattaaattttagtgtAGAGAATGAAGGAATGTGTAGAGAATGAAGGaataacaaaacaaaacaaaaaacgcAGCATGAGAAGAAACACAGCCCCAAACAACCAACAACAGTGAAACGAAGCATCAAAACTAGTGAAAACTGTAAACATGATTACTAAATCTTCTCTTGAAATAGAAAACGTTAGCAGCTTTGATACATTAAAAATCCATAGCGGGAGGTTAGTAGTCTATGTTACTTTATAGGATGGAGTTAGAAAAATGATATACCAAGTTAGCCTCATTAACTAACCCTAGGGCCTGACCGACCTGACCCACGGAATTTTTCTACccgccaccagggtaaatcagaAAGTGCTCGGACGGCCGATCAAAAAGTCTAGCATCCTTTGGTTGCACATtccatttggaagaaaaattcctacaaattcaCCATAATTGGAGATCGAACCGCGAGTATCTGGATAACAACCTGGATGCCCTGCCATTGCACCATAGCTCGAGAGCGGGGGTGGGGGGTTAAGAGAACCATATGCACATGACATATTTAATGGAAGACAATTGATGAAACTTTAGTGGTTCACTAGTTTTCCGCATAACAAAGTTTCAGTCTCAATCTTGAATAGTAGTTGCTGCTTTAGCTAAGATTGTGAGTCAAATGTTCTAATGAACTATTTACTTATCATAATTGCGCCAATCAATGTTCTTATGACTAAAAACTGATGCCTAAAGAGCATATTTGTCCAACTAGATAGACCGAGGATCAAAAATCAACTAAACTGCTAATCTCTAGTTTCAATACCTTACAAGTAAATTCCATTAGTTGAATAGTTTGTTTTATGCAAAATCCACTATCCAAAAAGAAAACACATGTACAATATATTTTCTTAACCAACTCGCTCTCCATTACAATTTAGTCTAAAATATGTAGCCAGCCCAGTAATCTGGCTCATGTAAGATTCACAATTTAACTATGGCATGGCTTGTTTCATTTTGTTAAGATAGGTTAATAATAAATACGCATAGAATTGAAATAAACCAGAAAATTTCAATTTATGTGGCATTTTTCTCCAAGCATAACCTACTATGCAAACAAGAAGGCATGTGTAATATATTTCCATTACCAACTCACTCTCCATTACAATTCAGTTTAATCACAGTCAACCAATAGTGGAGTTAGTTTCATTTTCTCATAATATGTTGAACTTAAATTGTCCTCTTTATTTTCACATCCATTGTATAATTCAGCAACTGTATATTGATAAGATAGAAGAACCACTCAAGCAGCAAAGAAAATCAAGTTATTACCTTTCATTTGCAGAAAGACATTAGGCTGCTGGTATCAAAGTTCCATTTGTTTAGCATAATCCACTATACAAGCAAGTAAGAACATGCATAAAATCTTTCCTGTAGCAACTCACTCTTAATTACATTCTACTTTGAAATCTATACCCAACACCAGTGTTGTGACTCATATTTGATTCACAATTTACCTATCATAAAACTACTTTTATTATTTCATAATACATATAGAAGATAGTTTATCCTCTTTTAATTCATATCAATTGACTATTTCATTGATcatcaagagatcaagaaagacATTAGGTGAAAGCATGAAAATTTCATTTGTATAGCATTGTTTTTTATGAATAATCCACTAAGCAAACTGAAAACACATGTATAGTATATTTCCTTTACCAACTCAGTCTCCATTACAATCTAGCTTGAAATCTATAGTTAAAACCTAATGTTCTGATTCATATTAGATTCACAAATTTACCTCCAATAGAGTTTGTttcattttatgaaaaataagttGTAGTAATTAGATTATCATCTTATTCTCACATCAATTGGTAAATTCACGGAATGCAAACCAAAAACAACTTGTTACTTGTAGAAACACATTAGGCTGCTAGTTCATGGAGGAGGAGGTCCTAATTGTAAGTTATGCAAGTTCACGTTGCTCTTATAGTGCTGAATACTCTTCTAGAAAAGGATTAGACACTAAAAAAGCAATCAATGGAATATAACAAAAGCCATGTAAGAGAAATGCGATGAGATAAGGGATTGCATACTGCAAATATCTAGCTTCTATTTCTCAGAAGTGGCTACTGCAGCGGCTCCTTCAGCGGCTTGGTCAGAACCCTTCTCCGGCGACTCCAATACGCTCAATAGGGAGACAGCGGGAGTCTGCAAGCAACCAAGGAAATAGGCGTACGATTCCATCCGCGTGGGCATCGTCTCGAGGGCCTGAAAGTCGTCGGGCCCGTAAAGGCGGCCCTCGAAGACGGCGCCGGTGAAGTCATTGAGCGCGAGCTTAAAATCCCGTTGGAAATCGCGGCAGGGCTTGAGAGAGGGAGGGATCTCGTCGGAATGAACAAAGAGCCAGGCGTTCATCCCCTTGGCGCAGGGCTGGAGGGGCTCCCACCTGGTGCCGGCGATGGCCTTCTCCACGAGCGTATTCTTGGCGACGATGAGCTTAGCGGTGGGAGGAAGCGATCCACGAAGGGCCTGTAGCTGGCGCACCGTAAGGCCGTGGCACCAGATCCCGGCGAGGAGGTGGCAGTTCTCCAGCTCCCGCCGCACCATCTCCTGCTTCATACGAGACACCGCCGCACGGATCGGAGGAAGGGCAGTCGACAAGGCAGAGCGGACGGACGTCATGGCGGGAGGAGGAGGCACTCGCCAGCCGCCGACGTAGCCCAAAACCTAAACCGTAGCAAAAACCCGGTTTAATTTTCCACCAAAGATAAGATGTTGGGCCGAGGCTTTAAGTAAATTGCTTTTCCCCCTCCCCTCCCGATCTGACACCCCACCCCTCtcccctcctctctctctccctctctctctctccctgttAAATGAgagttctttctttttttttttttttttttttttttttttaaattaattttatttattattttttcataataattatatattctttattttattaaaattttatttagttttattttttaattaatttaatttattttttattaatacttatatatttttaaattttatttagtttttatttaattttatttttaaattaattttgattatttttttaaaaaaattattaaaattttattgaattttatttttaatcaattttgtttattatttttttattttttgtttaaaacatTTTCTTCCTTTAAATTACATATCTTATCACTCTCTTTAAATTActcatgtcaaaatctctcatctctttaaattaccccctATCAATTcttgacacatatcaaaatctttcatccctttaaattatctCACTTCTAACTCTAGAACTTctcactctctttaaattacccacaTTCCaatcttgacacatgtcaaaatactCCTCTCCTAAAatctataattaaaaataaacaaaagattataaatatatataataaaaaattattaaaaaataaataaaattgataaaattaaaaaaaacaaaacttaaaaaaaaaggaaaacaaataagGGACCCAACTTAAAATACAaacgaaagaaaaataaaataagaggTGGGCCGGACGGAAGGTGTGTGTCAAAGGGGTGCAAACAATAACCTTTCATTcttttaaattatctctctttCAACCCTTAGAGCATCCACAGTGGTTAAACCTCATTGTGAGCTCCTTCGTTGCCACGTCTGTgccacatcaaaagttaaaaacctcacatctctttccactatcaaaaaacctctcaacaactcctTCATGGGTCCCacatttttcattatatataattctcatttatccttcatattttacattatacaccattaaatttttataaaatttaaatttaccaCTTGCTAACatgaaataacattaataattaaaaaaaacataaatattacATTGCATCAAATGAAAAGACAtacattataataatatataaaaataaacgtAAACTCATCTACACCAGGTCATGTCTCTGTTTAATTTTTTTCACCATTTTCTCATGTAAATAAAGTTATCCTGGTGTCATCTCACTGGTATCcttcataagaatttcataatccttatgaaagatcTCGGCTTCCCGCAGAGCCATTTTTTGcatttgatattctttaatatcttgCCATTCTTTGTCGATGTTATGTTCCATTGTGTCGCCCTCTCTAGCTTTAGATTTGCCCTTCCTCTTCGCTGCCTTTTGCCCTATCAGACGAATGCGGACTTCAGAGTCATCTAAATCAACACTTGTATCTGGATTTGATGTTGAAGTGTTTCCTCCTGACTCGGATGTCCTTGCCTTCTTGTTAGAGTAATGAGCAACTGATTGTGGAGTAtatttctcgtagtctttgagaaccctccacacatgcatatacttaaaatccttgttattgttgttggcttTCCACATATTCAGTGCATTATCCAACACATTTTCGTCACTCCAACCGCTTTGCCGatgattataaaaattattataagttgTAGAAAATTCATTTACCATCGGTGCAAACCTGTAATAATGTGATTTCAGACGCTGATAACTTCTCATCATAGATCCAGTGGGGCGATGTTTATTGTAGTAATCACCAATACGTTTCCAAAAAGCTTGATCCTTCTGGTCATTACCAATGATTGCATTAGTGCTTATAGTTGCCCATGACTTCGCAAGGACCACATCTTCATCGGGAGACCAGAATCTTCTTTTCGATTCATTTTCCTCCAGCTCAATTTCACGCTCTTCTTGTGATGAGTGTGGTGGCACCTGAGTTGCTGGAACAGATGATGGCGTTAGAGATTCTTTGTCGCTGATAGATGGATCAATAGTCGCCCTTCTAGATTCATTCGAAAGTATGACAGGTGGTTGATTAGGAGAAACCCCGTAAGGATAAGACATCCCAAGTTGGCTACCCATTGCTGACCAGTCTTGGGATGGATACATACCAAATGGAGCTGAGGCGGTGTTACTTTGATTCCACGGTTGAAAAATTTTTTGAGAACTTTGGGAATTTGGAAAATTTGGAGAATATTgtggaacatatgaaatattttgaaaatttggagGATATTGTGGTTGAGAGAAAAATTGAGGATATTGGATATTTGGAGGAATGCGAGTATTTTGAGAAGATGTATTTCCTTCCgtatttgaagaattcaaaagattTGTAAAGGAAGTATTGAGATTTTCATCCATCTCGAATACAAATAGGGAATTAAAGGAAGAATTGAATTGAGAGCAAAGATAGCAATGGAATGAATGGAATGAATGAAATAGATCTCATATTTATAGagtttttatatattaaaaaaataaattataaccgTTGAACAACGGCTACAAATTAGCCGTTGCTCAACGGAGCATTTAGCCGTTGCTCAACGGCGCTGTGCTCACTGAAATGAGAAGCAGTGCTCATATTTATAGATTTTCatccagatttaaaaaaaaaaaattaaaagaacgaAGAAGCGGCTCTGCAGCGGCAGAGCCGCTTCTTCTTTTTAATCAAAAAACCTCCCTCCCACTatgggagggaggtttttcacTCATTCCACGTCACAGTGGGAGCTCtacatgttaaaaaaatttatcctTTTAAATTATCTCACTTCCCAACTCTTACACACATTAGAGCATCCACAGTGGTTAAACCTCACTGTGAGCTCTTTCGTTGCCACGTCTACgccacatcaaaagttaaaaacctcacatctctttccactataaaaaaacctctcaacaactcctTCATGGGTCCCacatttttcattatatataattctcatttatccttcatattttacattaacaccattaaatttttataaaatttaaatttaccaCTTGCTAACatgaaataacattaataattaaaaaaaacataaatattacATTGCATCAAATGAAAAGACAtacattataataatatataaaaataaacgtAAACTCATCTACACCAGGCCATGTCTCTGTTTAATTTTTTCCACCATTTTCTCATGTAAATAAAGTTGTCCTGGTGTCATCTCACTGGTATCcttcataagaatttcataatccttatgaaagatcTCGGCTTCCCGCAGAGCCATTTTTTGcatttgatattctttaatatcttgCCATTCTTTGTCGATGTTATGTTCCATTGTGTCGCCCTCTCTGGCTTTAGATTTGCCCTTCCTCTTCGCTGCCTTTTGCCCTATCGGACGAATGCGGACTTCAGAGTCATCTAAATCAACACTTGTATCTGGATTTGATGTTGAAGTGTTTCCTCCTGACTCGGATGTCCTTGCCTTCTTGTTAGAGTAATGAGCAACTGATTGTGGAATAtatttctcgtagtctttgagaaccctccacacatgcatatacttaaaatccttgttgttgttgttggctTTCCACATATTCAGTGCATTCTCCAACACATTTTCGTCACTCCAACCGCTTTGCcgatgagtataaaaattattataagttgCAGAAAATTCATTTACCATCGGTGCAAACCTGTAATAATGTGATTTCAGACGCTGATAACTTCTCATCATAGATCCAGCGGGGCGATGTTTGTTGTAGTAATCACCAATACGTTTCCAAAAAGCTTGATCCTTCTGGTCATTACCAATGATTGCATCAGTGCTTATAGTTGCCCATGACTTCGCAAGGACCACATCTTCATCGGGAGACCAGAATCTTCTTTTCGATTCATTTTCCTCCAGCTCAACTTCACGCTCTTCTTGTGATGAGTGTGGTGGCACCTGAGTTGCTGGAACAGATGATGGCGTTAGAGATTCTTTGTCGCTGATAGATGGATCAATAGTCGCCCTTCTAGATTCATTCGAAAGTATGACAGGTGGTTGATTAGGAGAAACCCCGTAAGGATAAGACATCCCAAGTTGGCTACCCATTGCTGACCAGTCTTGGGATGGATACATACCAAATGGAGCTGAGGCGGTGTTACTTTGATTCCACGGttgaaaaaaattttgagaactttgggaatttggaaaatttggagaatattgtggaacatatgaaatattttgaaaatttggagGATATTGTGGTTGAGAGAAAAATTGAGGATATTGGATATTTGGAGGAATGCGAGTATTTTGAGAAGATGTATTTCCTTCCgtatttgaagaattcaaaagattTGTAAAGGAAGTATTGAGATTTTCATCCATCTCGAATACAAATAGGGAATGAAAGGAAGAATTGAATTGAGAGCAAAGATAGCAATAGAATGAATGGAATGAATGAAATAGATctcatatttatagattttttatatattaaaaaattaaattataaccgTTGAACAACGGCTAAAAATTAGCCGTTGCTCATGAAATGAGAAGCAGGTATCcagattttttgattttttttaattattaaaaaaataaaaaaaaattaaaagaacgaAGAAGCGGCTCTGCAGCGGCAGAGCCGCTTCTTCGTTTTAATCAAAAAACCTCCCTCCCACTatgggagggaggtttttcacTTGTTCCACGTCACAGTGGGAGCTCGGAAAGAGCTCCCACTGTGGTTGCTCTTAGAACTTCTtattctctttaaattac
Coding sequences:
- the LOC122046012 gene encoding 50S ribosomal protein L10, chloroplastic-like, with protein sequence MTSVRSALSTALPPIRAAVSRMKQEMVRRELENCHLLAGIWCHGLTVRQLQALRGSLPPTAKLIVAKNTLVEKAIAGTRWEPLQPCAKGMNAWLFVHSDEIPPSLKPCRDFQRDFKLALNDFTGAVFEGRLYGPDDFQALETMPTRMESYAYFLGCLQTPAVSLLSVLESPEKGSDQAAEGAAAVATSEK
- the LOC122048376 gene encoding glutathione S-transferase T3-like; translated protein: MDENLNTSFTNLLNSSNTEGNTSSQNTRIPPNIQYPQFFSQPQYPPNFQNISYVPQYSPNFPNSQSSQKIFQPWNQSNTASAPFGMYPSQDWSAMGSQLGMSYPYGVSPNQPPVILSNESRRATIDPSISDKESLTPSSVPATQVPPHSSQEEREIELEENESKRRFWSPDEDVVLAKSWATISTNAIIGNDQKDQAFWKRIGDYYNKHRPTGSMMRSYQRLKSHYYRVLKDYEKYTPQSVAHYSNKKARTSESGGNTSTSNPDTSVDLDDSEVRIRLIGQKAAKRKGKSKAREGDTMEHNIDKEWQDIKEYQMQKMALREAEIFHKDYEILMKDTSEMTPG
- the LOC122048377 gene encoding glutathione S-transferase T3-like, producing the protein MGSQLGMSYPYGVSPNQPPVILSNESRRATIDPSISDKESLTPSSVPATQVPPHSSQEEREVELEENESKRRFWSPDEDVVLAKSWATISTDAIIGNDQKDQAFWKRIGDYYNKHRPAGSMMRSYQRLKSHYYRVLKDYEKYIPQSVAHYSNKKARTSESGGNTSTSNPDTSVDLDDSEVRIRPIGQKAAKRKGKSKAREGDTMEHNIDKEWQDIKEYQMQKMALREAEIFHKDYEILMKDTSEMTPGQLYLHEKMVEKIKQRHGLV